The proteins below are encoded in one region of Garra rufa chromosome 12, GarRuf1.0, whole genome shotgun sequence:
- the ahcy gene encoding adenosylhomocysteinase — protein sequence MSEKLPFKVADISLAEWGRKAIDIAENEMPGLMKMRELYGQTKPLKGARIAGCLHMTLQTAVLIETLTALGAEVQWSSCNIFSTQDHAAAAIAKSGVPVYAWKGETDEEYVWCIEQTIYFKDGQPLNMILDDGGDLTNLVHQKYPKLLAGIKGISEETTTGVHNLYKMLKNKELKVPAINVNDSVTKSKFDNLYGCRESLIDGIKRATDVMIAGKVAVVAGYGDVGKGCVQALRGFGARVIVTEIDPINALQAAMEGYEVTTMDEACKEGNLFVTTTGCEDIILGRHFEQMKDDSIVCNIGHFDCEIDMKWLNEHAAEKINIKPQVDRYRMKSGRHIIVLAEGRLVNLGCAMGHPSFVMSNSFTNQVLAQIELWTNTSKYPLGVYFLPKKLDEEVAAAHLDKLGVKLTKLTEKQAKYLGLPCEGPFKADHYRY from the exons ATGTCAGAGAAGCTTCCATTCAAAGTTG CTGATATCAGCCTGGCTGAGTGGGGACGTAAAGCCATCGACATAGCCGAGAATGAGATGCCGGGTCTGATGAAGATGAGGGAGCTCTACGGCCAGACGAAACCTCTGAAAGGCGCTCGCATCGCAGGCTGCCTGCATATGACTCTTCAGACCGCTGTGCTCATTGAAACCCTGACTGCCCTCGGAGCTGAG GTTCAGTGGTCCAGCTGTAATATCTTCTCTACCCAGGATCACGCAGCAGCAGCCATTGCTAAATCCGGCGTTCCAG TGTATGCCTGGAAGGGAGAGACCGATGAGGAGTACGTGTGGTGCATAGAGCAGACCATCTACTTCAAGGATGGTCAGCCTCTCAACATGATCCTGGACGACGGTGGAGACCTGACCAATCTGGTGCACCAGAAATACCCCAAACTGCTTGCAG GAATCAAGGGCATCTCTGAGGAGACCACTACAGGAGTTCACAACCTCTACAAGATGTTGAAGAACAAGGAACTGAAAGTTCCTGCCATTAATGTCAACGACTCAGTAACTAAG AGTAAATTCGACAACCTGTACGGCTGCCGTGAGTCTTTGATTGACGGCATCAAGCGTGCCACTGATGTGATGATTGCCGGTAAGGTGGCAGTGGTGGCCGGGTACGGTGACGTCGGTAAGGGTTGCGTTCAGGCCCTGCGAGGATTCGGCGCCAGAGTCATCGTCACAGAGATCGATCCCATCAACGCTCTGCAGGCGGCTATGGAGG GCTATGAGGTGACCACCATGGATGAGGCCTGCAAAGAAGGAAACCTCTTTGTGACCACCACTGGCTGTGAGGACATCATCCTTGGCAG ACACTTTGAGCAGATGAAGGATGACTCCATTGTCTGCAACATCGGTCACTTTGACTGTGAGATTGACATGAAGTGGCTCAATGAACACGCAGCAGAGAAAATCAACATCAAACCTCAG GTTGACCGTTATCGCATGAAAAGTGGCCGTCACATCATTGTTTTGGCTGAGGGGCGTCTGGTGAACCTGGGCTGTGCCATGGGCCACCCGAGCTTTGTGATGAGCAACTCATTCACCAACCAGGTCCTTGCCCAGATTGAGctgtggaccaacaccagcaaaTACCCACTGGGTGTTTATTTCCTGCCAAAGAAG CTGGATGAGGAGGTGGCCGCCGCACACTTGGACAAGCTTGGCGTCAAACTGACTAAACTGACAGAGAAGCAAGCCAAATATTTGGGTCTGCCCTGCGAGGGTCCCTTCAAAGCGGACCACTACCGCTACTAA